The following proteins are co-located in the Streptomyces bottropensis ATCC 25435 genome:
- a CDS encoding NAD+ synthase has protein sequence MPQLRLALNQIDSTVGDIAQNAEAVVRWTRHSAEQGAHLVAFPEMVLTGYPVEDLALRQSFVEASRSALRALAARLADEGFGELPVVLGYLDRSESAAPKYGQPAGAPRNAGAVLYRGEVALTYAKHHLPNYGVFDEFRYFVPGDTMPVVRLHGVDIALAICEDLWQDGGRVPAARSAGAGLLLSINASPYERDKDDTRLELVRKRAQEAGCTTAYLAMIGGQDELVFDGDSIVVDRHGEVVARAPQFSEGCVVLDLELPAGAAEPVTGVVDDGLRVDRLVISEEPLPAYEPELTGGYAERLDDDEEVYSALVVGLRAYAAKNGFRSVLIGLSGGIDSALVAALACDALGAQNVYGVSMPSKYSSDHSKGDAAELARRTGLNFRTIPIAPMFDAYMASTQLTDLAEENLQSRLRGTLLMAISNQEGHIVLAPGNKSELAVGYSTLYGDSVGAYGPIKDVYKTSIFRLAEWRNRAAAERGQTPPIPENSISKPPSAELRPGQVDTDSLPDYPVLDAILELYVDRDQGADAIVAAGFDRELVSKTLRMVDTAEYKRRQYPPGTKISPKGFGKDRRLPITNRWREQA, from the coding sequence GTGCCTCAACTTCGTCTCGCCTTGAATCAGATCGACTCGACGGTCGGCGACATCGCCCAGAACGCCGAGGCGGTGGTCCGCTGGACCCGGCACTCCGCCGAACAGGGAGCGCATCTGGTCGCGTTCCCCGAGATGGTGCTGACCGGGTATCCCGTCGAGGACCTGGCGCTGCGCCAGTCCTTCGTGGAGGCCTCCCGCTCCGCGCTGCGGGCGCTCGCGGCGCGGCTCGCCGACGAGGGCTTCGGGGAGCTGCCGGTGGTGCTCGGCTACCTCGACCGTTCCGAGTCCGCCGCCCCGAAGTACGGCCAGCCCGCGGGGGCTCCGCGCAACGCGGGGGCGGTGCTGTACCGGGGCGAGGTGGCCCTCACCTACGCCAAGCACCACCTGCCCAACTACGGCGTGTTCGACGAGTTCCGCTACTTCGTGCCCGGCGACACCATGCCCGTCGTGCGGCTGCACGGCGTCGACATCGCCCTCGCCATCTGCGAGGACCTGTGGCAGGACGGCGGCCGCGTCCCGGCGGCCCGGTCCGCCGGGGCCGGGCTGCTGCTCTCCATCAACGCCTCGCCGTACGAGCGCGACAAGGACGACACCCGCCTGGAACTGGTCCGCAAGCGCGCGCAGGAGGCCGGCTGCACCACCGCCTACCTGGCGATGATCGGCGGCCAGGACGAGCTGGTCTTCGACGGCGACTCCATCGTGGTGGACCGCCACGGCGAGGTGGTCGCGCGGGCGCCGCAGTTCTCCGAGGGATGTGTCGTCCTCGACCTGGAGCTGCCGGCGGGCGCCGCCGAACCGGTCACCGGGGTCGTCGACGACGGCCTGCGCGTCGACCGCCTCGTCATCTCCGAGGAGCCGCTGCCCGCGTACGAGCCGGAGCTGACCGGCGGGTACGCGGAGCGCCTCGACGACGACGAGGAGGTGTACTCGGCGCTGGTGGTCGGCCTGCGGGCGTACGCGGCGAAGAACGGCTTCCGGTCCGTCCTGATCGGCCTCTCCGGCGGCATCGACTCGGCGCTCGTCGCGGCGCTCGCGTGCGACGCGCTGGGCGCGCAGAACGTGTACGGCGTGTCCATGCCCTCGAAGTACTCCTCGGACCACTCCAAGGGCGACGCGGCGGAGCTGGCGCGCCGGACGGGGCTCAACTTCCGCACGATCCCGATCGCCCCGATGTTCGACGCGTACATGGCGTCGACGCAGCTGACGGATCTGGCCGAGGAGAACCTCCAGTCCCGGCTGCGCGGCACCCTGCTGATGGCGATCTCCAACCAGGAGGGCCACATCGTGCTGGCCCCCGGCAACAAGTCGGAGCTGGCGGTCGGGTACTCGACGCTGTACGGCGACTCGGTGGGCGCCTACGGCCCCATCAAGGACGTGTACAAGACGTCGATCTTCCGGCTGGCGGAGTGGCGCAACCGGGCGGCGGCGGAGCGGGGGCAGACCCCGCCGATCCCGGAGAACTCCATCTCCAAGCCGCCGAGCGCCGAGCTGCGTCCCGGCCAGGTCGACACGGACTCCCTGCCGGACTACCCGGTCCTGGACGCGATCCTGGAGCTGTACGTCGACCGCGACCAGGGCGCCGACGCGATCGTGGCCGCCGGGTTCGACCGGGAGCTGGTGTCGAAGACCCTCCGCATGGTCGACACCGCCGAGTACAAGCGGCGGCAGTACCCGCCGGGCACGAAGATCTCCCCGAAGGGGTTCGGCAAGGACCGCCGGCTGCCGATCACCAACCGATGGCGGGAGCAGGCGTAG
- a CDS encoding TetR/AcrR family transcriptional regulator — MSLAESHAGDGRARGTGPVRGRPRSEAVERSIVEGVMKLLEEGVPLSELSIERVARTAGVGKATIYRRWSGKEALFVDVLRAAEPPDPVLPGTSMRDDLVVFLEAARRRGLLNRPSAILHNVIAQMKSSPKIWDAYHTDVVAPRRRALAEVLRRGRDNGELRADIDLDLVGDLVFGPMLVRTVMRPDASLPEDLAENIVDTVLEGLRPSAK, encoded by the coding sequence TTGAGCCTCGCCGAGAGCCACGCCGGAGACGGACGCGCCCGGGGCACGGGCCCCGTCCGCGGGCGGCCCCGCAGCGAGGCCGTGGAGCGGTCCATCGTCGAAGGCGTGATGAAACTCCTCGAAGAGGGCGTGCCGCTCTCGGAGTTGTCGATCGAACGGGTCGCCCGGACGGCGGGCGTCGGCAAGGCGACCATCTACCGCCGCTGGAGCGGCAAGGAGGCGCTCTTCGTCGACGTACTGCGCGCGGCCGAGCCCCCGGACCCCGTGCTGCCCGGTACCTCGATGCGCGACGACCTCGTCGTCTTCCTGGAGGCGGCACGCAGGCGCGGGCTGCTCAACCGGCCGTCGGCGATCCTGCACAACGTCATCGCCCAGATGAAGAGCAGCCCCAAGATCTGGGACGCCTACCACACGGACGTCGTCGCCCCCCGCCGCCGGGCCCTCGCCGAGGTCCTGCGCCGGGGCCGGGACAACGGCGAACTCCGGGCCGACATCGACCTCGACCTCGTCGGCGACCTGGTCTTCGGCCCCATGCTCGTGCGCACCGTCATGCGCCCGGACGCCTCCCTGCCCGAGGATCTCGCGGAGAACATCGTCGACACGGTGCTCGAAGGGCTTCGCCCTTCTGCGAAGTGA
- a CDS encoding endonuclease/exonuclease/phosphatase family protein, with amino-acid sequence MAQAYMTETGGGGTGQGREQSRFRRLLGRLFGGWRGDRRIWRRGIVLAVLAVLVALVMVLHAQVPNAVGNLGSLTETFLPWLGLAIPVLLVLALVRRSATALIALLVPTVVWLNIFGGLVTSKTGGGGDFTVVTHNVNADNADTSGTAREIAGSGADVVALEELTENAVPVYEKALAATYPYHEVVGTVGLWSRYRMSDTEPVDIKLGWERAMRATVATPDGPVAVYVAHLPSVRVKLEAGFTARQRDKSANALGEAIADEPIQQVALLGDLNGTMNDRALNAVTAQMRSTQGAAGSGFGFSWPASFPLARIDQIMVRGMEPTASWTLPETGSDHLPVAARVTIDTSGS; translated from the coding sequence ATGGCGCAGGCGTACATGACGGAGACGGGCGGCGGCGGCACCGGTCAGGGCCGCGAACAATCCCGGTTCCGGCGCCTGCTGGGCCGCCTCTTCGGCGGCTGGAGAGGGGATCGGCGGATCTGGCGCCGGGGCATCGTCCTCGCGGTCCTCGCCGTCCTCGTCGCACTGGTGATGGTGCTGCACGCCCAGGTCCCCAACGCCGTCGGCAACCTCGGCAGTCTGACCGAGACGTTCCTGCCGTGGCTGGGCCTCGCGATCCCGGTGCTGCTCGTGCTCGCGCTGGTCCGCAGGTCCGCGACCGCGCTCATCGCGCTGCTGGTGCCCACGGTCGTCTGGCTGAACATCTTCGGCGGACTCGTCACCAGCAAGACCGGCGGCGGCGGCGACTTCACCGTCGTCACCCACAACGTCAACGCGGACAACGCCGACACCTCCGGCACGGCCCGCGAGATCGCCGGCTCCGGCGCGGACGTGGTGGCCCTGGAGGAACTGACCGAGAACGCGGTGCCGGTGTACGAGAAGGCGCTGGCGGCGACGTACCCGTACCACGAGGTCGTCGGCACCGTCGGCCTGTGGAGCCGGTACCGGATGAGCGACACCGAGCCCGTCGACATCAAGCTCGGCTGGGAGCGCGCGATGCGCGCCACCGTGGCGACGCCGGACGGGCCGGTCGCCGTGTACGTCGCCCATCTGCCCTCGGTGCGGGTCAAGCTGGAGGCCGGGTTCACCGCCCGCCAGCGCGACAAGAGCGCCAACGCCCTCGGCGAGGCCATCGCCGACGAGCCGATCCAGCAGGTCGCGCTCCTCGGCGACCTCAACGGCACCATGAACGACCGCGCCCTGAACGCCGTCACCGCCCAGATGCGCTCCACCCAGGGCGCGGCGGGCAGCGGCTTCGGCTTCAGCTGGCCCGCGTCGTTCCCGCTGGCCCGCATCGACCAGATCATGGTCCGGGGCATGGAGCCCACGGCGTCCTGGACCCTGCCGGAGACGGGCAGTGACCATCTGCCGGTGGCGGCGCGGGTGACGATCGACACGTCCGGGAGCTGA
- a CDS encoding GNAT family N-acetyltransferase codes for MTAHEATEGARIAPAGTNPVIRWETADDHRAVREVHTPRLRRRRAGPRPRGAPARHGGRDGAPVPRLSLVATVEDRVAGHVLLSAARLDAPRRIVDVLTLSPLGVLPEFQGQGIGARLIAHAPRGGRRPGCAAGLPGGAPLPRHARLRGRRP; via the coding sequence ATGACGGCACACGAAGCGACCGAGGGCGCACGGATCGCACCCGCAGGAACGAACCCGGTGATCCGGTGGGAGACCGCCGACGATCACCGGGCGGTGCGCGAGGTGCACACCCCGCGCCTTCGGCGACGGCGAGCGGGTCCCCGCCCTCGTGGAGCCCCTGCGCGTCACGGAGGCCGCGACGGCGCCCCGGTCCCTCGTCTGTCCCTCGTCGCCACCGTCGAGGACCGGGTCGCCGGGCACGTCCTGCTGAGCGCGGCGCGCCTGGACGCCCCGCGCCGGATCGTGGACGTCCTGACCCTGTCGCCGCTCGGCGTGCTTCCGGAGTTCCAGGGCCAGGGCATCGGCGCACGGCTCATCGCCCACGCCCCCCGCGGCGGCCGACGGCCAGGGTGTGCCGCTGGTCTTCCTGGAGGGGCCCCACTACCACGGCACGCGCGGCTTCGAGGGCGCCGGCCCTGA
- a CDS encoding ABC transporter permease, whose amino-acid sequence MSAVTTVSTTGGAAEAVQADGRIGLRAHARHTGALVRRNLLWIRQDPESMFDAVLMPIVFTLLFVYVFGGSIGQALGGGQEQYVQYVVPGLMAMMGMNIAMGVGTGFNEDFQKGVMDRFRSLPIGRSSVLLAKISVELLRMLVATTILLTVGVLIGFDITSWPGLFGAVGLAVVFGSSLMWIFLVLGVTMKNAQSVQAMGFLVLFPLQFGSSIFAPTQSMPGWLQVFTDYNPLSSLADAARGLMTGGPIAHDLLVTLGWSVGLTAVMAPIAIHKFKTKS is encoded by the coding sequence ATGAGCGCCGTCACCACCGTCTCCACGACCGGTGGGGCCGCCGAGGCCGTTCAGGCCGACGGCCGCATCGGGCTCCGGGCGCACGCCCGGCACACCGGCGCGCTCGTCCGGCGGAACCTGCTGTGGATCCGCCAGGACCCCGAATCGATGTTCGACGCGGTCCTGATGCCGATCGTGTTCACCCTGCTCTTCGTGTACGTCTTCGGCGGCTCCATCGGGCAGGCGCTGGGCGGCGGCCAGGAGCAGTACGTGCAGTACGTGGTGCCGGGGCTGATGGCGATGATGGGCATGAACATCGCCATGGGCGTCGGCACGGGCTTCAACGAGGACTTCCAGAAGGGCGTCATGGACCGCTTCCGGTCCCTGCCGATCGGCCGGTCCTCGGTCCTGCTCGCGAAGATCTCCGTCGAGCTGCTGCGCATGCTGGTCGCCACGACCATCCTGCTGACCGTCGGGGTCCTCATCGGCTTCGACATCACCAGCTGGCCGGGACTGTTCGGCGCGGTCGGCCTGGCCGTCGTCTTCGGATCGTCCCTGATGTGGATCTTCCTGGTGCTGGGCGTGACGATGAAGAACGCCCAGTCCGTGCAGGCCATGGGCTTCCTGGTGCTGTTCCCGCTGCAGTTCGGGTCGTCGATCTTCGCGCCGACCCAGTCGATGCCGGGCTGGCTGCAGGTCTTCACCGACTACAACCCGCTGTCGTCCCTGGCGGACGCGGCGCGCGGGCTGATGACCGGCGGCCCCATCGCGCACGACCTGCTGGTCACGCTCGGCTGGTCGGTGGGCCTGACGGCGGTGATGGCGCCGATCGCGATCCACAAGTTCAAGACGAAGAGCTGA
- a CDS encoding MFS transporter: MPLALLALAVGAFGIGTTEFVIMGLLPEVAADLGISIPAAGHLVSAYALGVVIGAPLLAAVTARLPRRKVLIGLMVLFVVGNVLSALAPDEHWLLAARFLSGLPHGAFFGVGAVVATGLVAPERKARSVSLMFLGLTIANVAGVPAATLVGQHFGWRITFVGVGVIGLAAIASLALLLPDDRAEARPLAGLRGELGALRSLPVWLALGTTVAGFGALFSAYSYITPMLTDSAGYAETSVTLLLALFGVGATIGNLAGGRLADHSLRGTLFGGLASLIAVLALFPVLMSAQWSAALAVLLLGVAAFTTGSPLQLMVMEKAATAPSLASSANQAAFNLANAGGAWTGGLALSAGLGATAPATVGAVLALVGLAVAGVAYTVDHRRAAVAPPQRGRVVASHVPGESETVRV; encoded by the coding sequence ATGCCCTTGGCCCTGCTCGCTCTCGCCGTAGGCGCCTTCGGAATCGGCACGACCGAGTTCGTCATCATGGGCCTCCTCCCGGAGGTCGCGGCCGACCTCGGCATCTCGATCCCCGCCGCCGGCCACCTCGTCTCCGCGTACGCGCTGGGTGTCGTCATCGGCGCCCCGCTGCTCGCCGCCGTCACGGCCCGGCTGCCCCGCCGCAAGGTCCTGATCGGGCTGATGGTCCTCTTCGTCGTCGGCAACGTGCTCTCCGCACTCGCCCCCGACGAGCACTGGCTGCTCGCCGCCCGCTTCCTCAGCGGTCTGCCGCACGGCGCCTTCTTCGGCGTCGGCGCGGTCGTCGCGACCGGCCTCGTGGCGCCGGAGCGCAAGGCCCGCTCGGTCTCCCTGATGTTCCTCGGCCTGACGATCGCCAACGTCGCGGGCGTCCCCGCCGCGACCCTCGTGGGCCAGCACTTCGGCTGGCGGATCACCTTCGTCGGGGTCGGCGTGATCGGCCTCGCGGCGATCGCCTCCCTGGCGCTCCTGCTGCCGGACGACCGGGCGGAGGCCCGCCCCTTGGCCGGCCTGCGCGGCGAACTGGGCGCCCTGCGCTCGCTGCCCGTCTGGCTCGCCCTCGGCACGACCGTCGCCGGCTTCGGCGCGCTCTTCTCCGCCTACAGCTACATCACGCCCATGCTCACGGACTCCGCCGGGTACGCCGAGACCAGCGTGACCCTGCTCCTCGCGCTGTTCGGCGTCGGCGCGACCATCGGGAACCTGGCCGGCGGCCGTCTCGCCGACCACTCCCTGCGGGGCACCCTCTTCGGCGGCCTGGCGTCGCTGATCGCGGTCCTCGCGCTGTTCCCGGTCCTGATGTCGGCCCAGTGGAGCGCCGCGCTGGCCGTCCTCCTCCTCGGCGTCGCCGCCTTCACCACCGGCTCGCCCCTGCAGCTGATGGTCATGGAGAAGGCCGCCACGGCCCCCTCCCTCGCCTCCTCCGCCAACCAGGCCGCCTTCAACCTCGCCAACGCCGGCGGCGCCTGGACCGGCGGCCTGGCCCTCTCCGCCGGTCTCGGCGCCACGGCCCCGGCGACGGTGGGCGCGGTTCTCGCGCTGGTCGGCCTGGCGGTCGCCGGCGTGGCCTACACCGTGGACCACCGCCGAGCGGCCGTCGCCCCGCCGCAGCGCGGCCGCGTGGTGGCCTCCCACGTGCCGGGGGAGTCGGAGACGGTACGCGTCTGA
- a CDS encoding MFS transporter, which yields MTTAVPDSRVPAAVHRRRWVILGVLMLSLLIVVLDNSILNVAIKTISTPEPTGLGATQSELEWAINAYTLVFAGLLFSAGLLGDRLGRKKVLLGGLVVFGLGSALAAMSGSPAQLIVFRAVMGLGAAFVMPATLAVLMNVFERDEQPKAIGIWAGGVGLAIAIGPITGGLLLDHFWWGSVFLINVPIVLLALGLMIWLVPDSRDPAPGRIDPVGVVLSVIGLVLLVYGIIRGGQLADFTDVTVLSPIGAGLAVLAAFVIFEKRSDHPSIDMSFFRNKVFSASIGVIGLVFFALMGVTFFSVFYTQTVRGYSPLQTGLLMLPLAVAQLVFAPRARLVVDRFGNSAVCTAGMTLIAGMLAAFAVLDGDTPIWLLEVIFFLMGVGMAHVMTPLSVVIMQALPREKAGSASALSNTFRQVGGALGIAVLGSVLSTAYRSDIEHQLPAGAPHAAAESIEATLGLAARLGERGEALVGPAHDAFLHAMHVTALCGAGIALIGAVAMAVFLPGRPKGGQEGKEEPELAAVDH from the coding sequence ATGACTACCGCAGTCCCTGACTCCCGCGTACCGGCGGCGGTGCACCGGCGCCGCTGGGTGATTCTCGGTGTGCTGATGCTGAGCCTGCTGATCGTGGTGCTCGACAACTCGATCCTCAACGTCGCCATCAAGACGATCTCCACCCCCGAGCCCACCGGCCTGGGCGCCACCCAGAGCGAGCTGGAGTGGGCGATCAACGCCTACACGCTGGTCTTCGCGGGACTGCTGTTCTCCGCGGGCCTGCTCGGCGACCGCCTCGGCCGCAAGAAGGTGCTGCTCGGCGGACTCGTCGTCTTCGGCCTCGGCTCGGCGCTGGCCGCGATGTCGGGCTCCCCGGCCCAGCTGATCGTCTTCCGCGCGGTGATGGGCCTCGGCGCCGCCTTCGTCATGCCCGCCACCCTCGCCGTCCTGATGAACGTCTTCGAGCGCGACGAGCAGCCCAAGGCCATCGGCATCTGGGCGGGCGGCGTCGGCCTCGCCATCGCCATCGGCCCGATCACCGGAGGTCTCCTGCTCGACCACTTCTGGTGGGGCTCGGTCTTCCTGATCAACGTGCCGATCGTCCTCCTCGCGCTCGGCCTGATGATCTGGCTGGTGCCCGACTCGCGCGACCCCGCCCCCGGCCGCATCGACCCCGTCGGCGTGGTGCTCTCCGTCATCGGCCTCGTGCTCCTCGTCTACGGCATCATCCGCGGCGGTCAGCTCGCCGACTTCACCGATGTCACGGTCCTCAGCCCCATCGGGGCCGGACTCGCGGTCCTCGCCGCCTTCGTGATCTTCGAGAAGCGCAGCGACCACCCGTCCATCGACATGTCGTTCTTCCGGAACAAGGTCTTCTCGGCGTCCATCGGCGTCATCGGCCTGGTTTTCTTCGCGCTGATGGGCGTGACCTTCTTCTCCGTCTTCTACACCCAGACCGTGCGCGGCTACTCGCCGCTCCAGACCGGCCTGTTGATGCTGCCGCTGGCCGTCGCGCAGCTCGTCTTCGCGCCGCGCGCCCGGCTCGTCGTGGACCGCTTCGGCAACAGCGCGGTGTGCACGGCCGGCATGACGCTGATCGCCGGGATGCTCGCCGCGTTCGCCGTGCTGGACGGGGACACGCCGATCTGGCTCCTCGAAGTCATCTTCTTCCTCATGGGCGTCGGCATGGCCCATGTGATGACCCCGCTCAGCGTCGTCATCATGCAGGCGCTGCCCCGCGAGAAGGCCGGCTCCGCGTCCGCGCTCAGCAACACCTTCCGCCAGGTCGGCGGCGCCCTCGGCATCGCCGTCCTCGGCTCGGTGCTGTCCACCGCCTACCGGAGCGACATCGAGCACCAGTTGCCCGCCGGCGCCCCGCACGCCGCCGCCGAGTCCATCGAGGCCACCCTCGGCCTCGCCGCGCGTCTCGGCGAACGGGGCGAGGCCCTGGTCGGCCCGGCCCACGACGCCTTCCTGCACGCCATGCACGTGACCGCTCTGTGCGGGGCCGGTATCGCCCTGATCGGTGCCGTGGCCATGGCGGTGTTCCTGCCGGGACGACCGAAGGGCGGTCAGGAGGGCAAGGAGGAGCCCGAGTTGGCGGCCGTCGACCACTGA
- the panB gene encoding 3-methyl-2-oxobutanoate hydroxymethyltransferase encodes MTQLSAAQTKPSDGSKALYGGKGTRRITVRDIALAKERGEKWPMLTAYDAMTASVFDEAGIPVMLVGDSAGNCHLGYESTVPVTLDEMTMLSAAVVRGTSRALIVGDLPFGSYQEGPVQALRSATRMVKEAGVGAVKLEGGERSHRQIELLVESGIPVMAHIGLTPQSVNAMGYRVQGRGEEAAQQLLRDAKAVQDAGAFAVVLELVPAELAAEVTRVLHIPTVGIGAGAETDAQVLVWTDMLGLTGGRMPKFVKQYANLRAVMGDAAKAFAEDVVGGTFPQEEHSVH; translated from the coding sequence ATGACGCAGCTTTCGGCTGCCCAGACGAAGCCCTCCGACGGCAGCAAGGCGCTGTACGGGGGCAAGGGCACACGCCGTATCACCGTCCGGGACATCGCCCTCGCCAAGGAACGCGGCGAGAAGTGGCCCATGCTCACCGCCTACGACGCGATGACCGCCTCCGTCTTCGACGAGGCCGGCATCCCGGTCATGCTCGTCGGCGACTCCGCGGGCAACTGTCACCTCGGCTACGAGTCGACCGTGCCCGTCACCCTCGACGAGATGACCATGCTCTCCGCCGCCGTCGTACGGGGCACCAGCCGCGCCCTGATCGTCGGCGACCTGCCCTTCGGCTCCTACCAGGAGGGCCCGGTGCAGGCGCTGCGCTCGGCGACCCGGATGGTCAAGGAGGCCGGGGTCGGCGCGGTCAAGCTGGAGGGCGGCGAGCGCTCGCACCGCCAGATCGAGCTGCTGGTCGAGTCCGGCATCCCCGTCATGGCCCACATCGGCCTCACCCCGCAGTCCGTCAACGCGATGGGCTACCGCGTGCAGGGGCGGGGCGAGGAGGCCGCGCAGCAGCTGCTGCGCGACGCCAAGGCGGTCCAGGACGCGGGCGCGTTCGCGGTCGTCCTGGAGCTGGTTCCGGCGGAGCTGGCGGCGGAGGTCACCCGGGTGCTCCACATCCCGACCGTCGGGATCGGGGCCGGGGCCGAGACCGACGCACAGGTCCTCGTGTGGACCGACATGCTCGGGCTGACCGGGGGGCGGATGCCGAAGTTCGTGAAGCAGTACGCGAACCTCCGGGCGGTCATGGGTGACGCGGCGAAGGCGTTCGCGGAGGACGTCGTGGGCGGGACGTTCCCGCAGGAGGAGCACTCGGTCCACTAG
- a CDS encoding ATP-binding cassette domain-containing protein → MTRIDMNAGGAKGAVTVRGLVKHYGETRALDGVDLDVREGTVMGVLGPNGAGKTTLVRCLSTLITPDAGHATVAGYDVVRQPRQLRRVIGLTGQYASVDEKLSGFENLYMIGRLLDLPRKEAKSRATGLLERFSLTEAAGRPAATYSGGMRRRLDLAASMIGSPAVLYLDEPTTGLDPRTRNEVWTEVKRMVGDGVTVLLTTQYMEEAEQLASELTVIDKGKVIAGGRIEELKAQVGGRTLRVRPADPVHLRPLASELDGLGITGLATTTVDTGTGTLLVPILSDEQLTAVVGAITARGVTIASISTELPSLDEVFLSLTGHRTGATQDAPPSPAYEEVAV, encoded by the coding sequence ATGACACGAATCGACATGAACGCCGGCGGCGCGAAGGGCGCTGTGACCGTGCGGGGGCTGGTCAAGCACTACGGGGAGACCAGGGCGCTGGACGGTGTCGACCTCGACGTGCGCGAGGGCACGGTGATGGGCGTGCTCGGCCCGAACGGCGCGGGCAAGACGACGCTCGTGCGCTGCCTGTCCACCCTGATCACCCCCGACGCGGGCCACGCGACCGTGGCCGGCTACGACGTCGTACGGCAGCCGCGGCAGCTGCGCCGCGTGATCGGGTTGACGGGGCAGTACGCCTCCGTGGACGAGAAGCTGTCCGGCTTCGAGAACCTGTACATGATCGGCCGGCTGCTCGACCTGCCCCGCAAGGAGGCGAAGAGCCGCGCCACCGGTCTGCTGGAGCGGTTCTCGCTGACCGAGGCCGCCGGGCGCCCGGCGGCGACGTACTCCGGCGGTATGCGGCGGCGGCTCGACCTGGCCGCGTCCATGATCGGGAGCCCGGCCGTGCTGTACCTGGACGAGCCGACGACCGGCCTCGACCCGCGGACGCGCAACGAGGTGTGGACCGAGGTGAAGCGCATGGTCGGCGACGGTGTCACCGTGCTGCTGACCACCCAGTACATGGAGGAGGCCGAGCAGCTGGCCTCCGAGCTGACCGTGATCGACAAGGGCAAGGTGATCGCGGGCGGCCGTATCGAGGAGCTGAAGGCCCAGGTCGGCGGTCGCACGCTGCGGGTCCGGCCGGCCGATCCGGTGCACCTGCGGCCGCTGGCCTCGGAGCTGGACGGCCTGGGCATCACCGGGCTCGCCACGACCACCGTGGACACCGGGACCGGCACCCTCCTCGTGCCGATCCTCAGCGACGAGCAGCTGACCGCCGTCGTCGGCGCGATCACCGCGCGCGGGGTGACCATCGCCTCGATCAGCACCGAACTGCCCAGCCTGGACGAGGTGTTCCTGTCGCTCACCGGCCACAGGACCGGTGCGACGCAGGACGCGCCCCCCTCCCCCGCCTACGAAGAGGTCGCCGTATGA